The proteins below come from a single Micromonas commoda chromosome 8, complete sequence genomic window:
- the NADP-ME_3 gene encoding malic oxidoreductase mitochondrial precursor (Model needs 5'editing. First initiator Met after STOP is upstream of modeled init. Met. Upstream region gives clear evidence of a presequence for targeting to the mitochondrion (TargetP and Mitoprot positive).), whose translation MAFSEEERYKMHLLGLLPPGKFTQNTQVKRVMRVIRGLSDPTEQHLHLLGLLERNERLFYRVLVEHQDELFPIIYTPTVGRVCKKFSEVFYGPRALYITSRDKGRIYDILKNWPEKHLKLLVVTDGERVMGLGDLGVQGIGVAVAKSCLYTSMGGLDPADVLPVCIDVGTNNESLLNDPLYIGQKTRRVEGEAYDELMDEFVDAVKLRFGDRVIVQFEDFSNQNGKRLQERYATRAATFNDDISGVAATTLAGVIASLPKTGMKKVGDHTFLVAGAGETGTGIGEMIAEYIAQDEKIPINEARKRVWMVDSKGLITRSRAEKEEDLALHKLPWAHGGKRECATVLEAVEAVRPTALIGAVLQKMGECAQAPLVFALSRPENIAECTAKEAYDATGGRCVFAGGCQVEPFVHAGRGVEIRASTSAYVFPGFAYGLTLADAHRVRTPMWLEAAEAVASMVTEEDLGKGAVYPRMAKIREVSAMVAARVAMKCHEMGVASIPGKPPSSAKMLADAKRLMYNPAYRCYM comes from the exons ATGGCCttctccgaggaggagcgctACAAGATGCACCTGCTGGGCTTGCTGCCGCCCGGTAAATTCACGCAAAACACGCAGGTCAAGCGCGTGATGCGCGTCATACGCGGCCTCTCCGACCCCACCGAGCAGCACCTTCACCTCCTCGGCCTGCTCGAGCGCAACGAGCGGCTCTTCTACCGCGTGCTCGTCGAGCACCAAGACGAACTCTTCCCAATCATATACACCCCCACGGTGGGCCGCGTGTGCAAAAAGTTCAGCGAGGTCTTCTACGGCCCGAGGGCGCTGTACATCACCAGCAGGGACAAGGGACGCATCTACGACATACTCAAGAACTGGCCGGAGAAGCACCTGAAGTTACTGGTGGTgaccgacggcgagcgcgtcatgggcctcggcgacttg GGCGTCCAGggcatcggcgtcgccgtcgccaagtcGTGTCTGTACACCAGCATGGGGGGTTTGGaccccgcggacgtcctGCCGGTGTGCATCGACGTCGGGACCAACAACGAATCTCTGCTGAACGATCCGCTGTACATCGGTCAGAAGACGAGGAGGGTGGAAGGGGAAGCGTACGACGAGCTCATGGACGAattcgtcgacgcggtgaagCTCAGGTTCGGCGACAGGGTCATCGTCCAGTTCGAGGACTTCTCCAACCAGAACGGTAAGCGTCTGCAGGAACGatacgcgacgcgcgcggcgacgttcaaCGACGACAtcagcggcgtcgcggcgacgacgctcgcgggcgtcatAGCCAGTCTGCCGAAGACGGGTATGAAAAAAGTCGGCGATCACACGTTCCTCGTGGCGGGGGCTGGGGAGACCGGAACGGGGATCGGGGAGATGATCGCCGAGTACATCGCGCAGGACGAGAAGATTCCCATCAACGAGGCTCGCAAGAGGGTGTGGATGGTGGACAGCAAGGGGCTCATAACTCGGTCCCGagcggagaaggaggaggatcTCGCGTTGCACAAGCTTCCGTGGGCGCACGGGGGTAAACGGGAGTGCGCGACGGTGCTGgaggcggtcgaggcggtGAGGCCGACCGCGTTGATCGGC GCTGTGCTCCAGAAGATGGGCGAATGCGCGCAGGCGCCCTTAGTCTTCGCGCTGTCCCGTCCGGAGAACATCGCGGAGTGcaccgcgaaggaggcgtacgacgcgaccggcgggcGGTGCGTGTTCGCGGGCGGGTGCCAGGTGGAGCCCTTCGTGCACGCCGGGCGGGGAGTCGAGATTCGCGCCTCCACGTCGGCCTACGTCTTCCCCGGGTTCGCGTACGGATTAACGCTGGCGGACGCGCACAGGGTGCGAACGCCCATGTggctcgaagccgccgaggcggtggccAGCATGGTCACGGAGGAGGACCTCGGTAAGGGGGCCGTTTACCCGAGGATGGCGAAGATTcgcgaggtgagcgccaTGGTGGCCGCAAGGGTCGCGATGAAGTGCCACGAGATGGGCGTCGCCTCGATCCCGGGCAAGCCCCCGTCATCGGCCAAGatgctcgcggacgccaagcGGTTGATGTACAACCCCGCGTACAGGTGCTACATGTGA
- the SNF1-like gene encoding serine/threonine protein kinase (serine/threonine protein kinase with protein kinase domain, ubiquitin associated domain and kinase associated domain (Ka1)), with the protein MAEAAPDPNAGGDGTVKGGSAAMAEIYLPNYRMGKTLGIGSFGKVKVAEHILTGHKVAIKILNRKKIKAIDMEEKVRREIKILRLFMHPHIIRLYEVLETPHDIYVVMEYVKSGELFDYIVEKGRLGENEARHFFQQIVSGVEYCHRNMVVHRDLKPENLLLDSKSNVKIADFGLSNVMRDGHFLKTSCGSPNYAAPEVISGKLYSGPEVDVWSCGVILYALLCGSLPFDDESIPNLFKKIKGGIYNLPSHLSPGARDLIARMLLVDPLKRITISEIRTHPWYVVHLPRYLVVPPPDTLAQATNVDAETLEMVVNLGFEREHVVDALRHQLRNKATVAYFLLLDNRRNLFGGYLGAEFEAGELQVGVDAALQGAGGKGAAVGPRRPSQVQAHLMQQRLVAEQRWMLGSTTTMAPAEVMAEIFRVLRDMNVQWKKLGPYNLKCLCKIAAAAASSAGVDVSIGGGDHEMDTGEGDGGGDGGGMTGVAPERKEMQVKFEIQVYKMKDDRYMIDFQRMDGGVMSCMDMAAAVSRQLRLA; encoded by the exons atggccgaggcggcgcctgATCCGAACGCGGGGGGTGATGGCACCGTCAAgggcgggtccgccgcgatggcagAG ATATACCTCCCGAACTACCGGATGGGCAAGACGCTCGGGATCGGCTCCTTCGGCAAGGTTAAGGTGGCCGAGCACATCCTCACCGGGCACAAGGTGGCCATCAAGATCCTAAACCGCAAGAAGATCAAGGCCATCGACATGGAGGAGAAGGTTCGCAGGGAGATTAAGATCCTGAGGCTGTTCATGCACCCGCACATCATCCGCCTGTATGAGGTCCTCGAGACCCCGCACGACATCTACGTCGTCATGGAGTACGTCAAGAGCGGCGAGCTCTTCGACTACATCGTGGAGAAGGGTCGTCTCGGCGAAAACGAGGCTCGACACTTTTTCCAACAGatcgtctccggcgtcgaGTACTGCCACCGCAACATGGTGGTCCACCGCGATCTCAAGCCCGAGAACCTCCTGTTGGACTCCAAGTCCAACGTGAAGATCGCGGACTTTGGCCTGAGCAACGTGATGAGGGACGGGCACTTTCTGAAGACTTCGTGCGGCTCGCCGAATtacgccgcgccggaggttATATCCGGCAAGCTCTACAGCGGTCCGGAGGTTGACGTGTGGTCCTGCGGGGTGATCCTGTACGCGCTCCTGTGCGGCTCCCTccccttcgacgacgagtccaTCCCGAATCTGTTCAAGAAGATCAAGGGGGGCATATACAACCTCCCCTCGCACCTGTCCCCGGGTGCGCGCGATCTCATCGCGCGGATGCTGCTCGTGGACCCGCTCAAGCGAATCACGATATCGGAGATTCGCACGCACCCGTGGTACGTCGTGCACCTCCCGCGGTACCTCGTCGTGCCCCCGCCGGACACCCTGGCGCAGGCCAcgaacgtcgacgccgagactCTGGAGATGGTGGTCAACCTCGGGTTTGAACGTgaacacgtcgtcgacgcgttgcgTCATCAACTCCGCAAcaaggcgacggtggcgtaTTTCCTTCTGCTGGACAACAGGCGGAACCTGTTCGGCGGGTACCTGGGCGCCGAGttcgaggctggcgagctGCAGgtgggcgtggacgcggcgctgcagggcgccggcggcaagggcgccgccgtgggcCCGAGGCGACCGAGCCAGGTGCAGGCGCACCTGATGCAGcaacgcctcgtcgccgagcagcgGTGGATGCTGGGGAGCACcacgacgatggcgccggcggaggtgatGGCCGAGATCTTCCGCGTCCTGCGCGACATGAACGTCCAGTGGAAGAAGCTCGGGCCGTACAACCTCAAGTGCCTGTGCAAgattgccgccgccgccgcgtcgagcgcgggggtggacgtcagcatcggcggcggcgaccacgaGATGGAcacgggcgagggcgacggcggcggagacggggGAGGAATGACGGGGGTCGCGCCGGAGCGGAAGGAGATGCAGGTGAAGTTCGAGATTCAGGTTTACAAGATGAAGGACGATCGGTACATGATCGACTTTCAGAGGATGGACGGCGGGGTGATGTCGTGCATGGACATGGCGGCGGCCGTGTCGCGACAGCTGAGGCTCGCGTGA
- the PRP3 gene encoding U4/U6 small nuclear ribonucleoprotein Prp3 (Prp3 is Pre-mRNA-splicing factor 3 in mouse) has protein sequence MAGGSAEKRKAEEADAAPEEGARRSKRRRWDSADDANADAGAAAEASKDAPATDEPAAEKPAPSVAEKLAKAKAAAAKAMELAEKLRAAKAPPGPAPAPGAKAPSAAVQRALELAGKIKGATAAASTVAKGPGALRLNDKGQEVDEQGNLVTANVVAVSTFAVNAKSAKLEAFANAEKAAADAIADDGAEAWQDPRMGKGGRRRDRRSTFQFVKEGKFQRQADMVRLQAKFGETEARKIAAREARERRAAAERERLEATADPNLIPLGARAGIKGGMAGAAQSRAAAVLDEVPDVEWWDAHILANGSYDDVSDGRWDIKPEKITPYVEHPVPMQPPMEAPPPPPQPLKLTKREQKKLRTQRRQQREQEKQEMIRQGLLEPPKPKVKISNLMRVLTDEATADPTAIEKEVRKQMEERASAHEDRNLARQLTPAERREKKIRKLFDDPSGGVETQVHVYRVESLSNPKNKFRVDINAQENRLSGVCLITESFCIVIVEGGIKSVRRYEKLMMRRIDWNAHTDGAMEYDDDTPLGEEAVNKCTCVWKGTAPKPSFKKFRFETLRTEAAARKYLQEMNLAHLFDAAAACVAVSADFDDDA, from the exons ATGGCCGGGGGCAGCGCCGAGAAACGCaaggccgaggaggccgacgcggctcccgaggagggcgcccgTAGATCCAAGCGCCGTCGATGGGactccgcggacgacgcgaacgcggacgcgggagCGGCCGCCGAAGCATCGAAGGATGCACCCGCGACGGATGAGCCCGCGGCCGAgaagcccgcgccgtccgtcgcggagaagctcgccaaggcgaaagccgccgccgcgaaggccatggagctcgcggagaaaCTCAGGGCCGCGAAAGCCCCTCCcggcccggcgcccgcgcccggcgccaaggccccgtccgccgccgtgcaaagggcgctcgagctcgcgggcaAGATCAagggcgccaccgccgccgcctcgaccgtcGCCAAGGGACCCGGCGCGCTTCGGCTCAACGACAAGGGGCAGGAGGTCGACGAACAGGGGAACCTGGTCACCGccaacgtcgtcgcggtgtcCACGTTCGCCGTGAACGCCAAGagcgccaagctcgaggcgttTGCAAACGCCGagaaagccgccgcggatgcaaTCGCAGACGACGGAGCCGAGGCTTGGCAAGACCCGAGGATGGGAAAGGGGGGCCGGCGCAGAGATCGCAGGTCGACGTTTCAG TTTGTCAAGGAGGGGAAGTTTCAGAGGCAAGCCGACATGGTCCGCCTGCAGGCCAAGTTTGGCGAGACGGAAGCTCGaaagatcgccgcgagggaggccagggagcgccgcgccgccgccgagcgcgagcgcctcgaggcgaccgcggacCCCAACCTCATCCCGCTgggagcgcgggcgggcaTCAAGGGCGGGATGGCGGGAGCCGCTCAGTCGCGCGCGGCAGCCGTCCTGGACGAAGTTCCCGACGTCGAGTGGTGGGACGCTCACATCCTCGCGAACGGAAGCTACGACGACGTGTCGGACGGGCGATGGGACATAAAGCCGGAGAAGATCACCCCGTACGTGGAGCACCCGGTGCCGATGCAGCCGCCGATggaggcgccgcccccgccgccgcagccgctgAAGCTCACGAAGCGCGAACAGAAGAAGTTGAGGacgcagcggcggcagcagcgcgagcaggaGAAGCAGGAGATGATCCGCCAGGGTTTGCTGGAGCCGCCCAAGCCGAAGGTTAAGATCTCGAACCTGATGCGGGTGCTGACGGACGAGGCCACCGCGGATCCGACGGCGATCGAGAAGGAGGTGCGGAAACAGATGGAGGAGAGGGCCAGCGCTCACGAGGACCGAAACCTCGCGAGGCAGCTAACCCCggcggagcgacgcgagAAGAAGATTCGCAAGCTGTTCGACGATCCGTCCGGAGGCGTGGAGACTCAGGTGCACGTGTACAGGGTGGAGTCGCTGTCGAATCCGAAGAACAAGTTCAGGGTGGACATAAACGCGCAGGAGAACAGGCTGTCGG GCGTGTGCCTCATCACCGAGTCTTTCTGCATAGTCATCGTGGAGGGCGGGATCAAATCCGTCAGGCGGTACGAGAAGCTCATGATGCGTCGCATAGACTGGAACGCGCacaccgacggcgcgatggagtacgacgacgacacgccgctgggcgaggaggcggtgaaCAAGTGCACGTGCGTGTGGAAGGGAACGGCGCCAAAGCCGTCGTTCAAGAAGTTCAGGTTCGAGACGCTGCgaacggaggcggcggcgaggaagtaTCTGCAGGAGATGAATCTCGCGCACctcttcgacgcggcggcggcgtgcgtcgcggtcAGCGCGGACTTTGATGACGACGCGTGA